A DNA window from Luteolibacter luteus contains the following coding sequences:
- a CDS encoding MBOAT family O-acyltransferase, with protein sequence MLFNSYTFLLVFLPITLIGFLALRKAPFRLGLGWLVVMSLVYYGVWNPNPEEPWSPKYLGLILGSCAANYFLGRSLSRLKFTGQGKLLLALSIAANLILLGYYKYAGFLAGIATDLTGWPGDLAKITLPLAISFFTFLQIAYLVDAWKGLTEEYHFTDYLLFVTFFPHLIAGPLIHHREMMPQFAKKNHGWHRDFPVGMEIFIAGMFKKVVIADNLAPIANPVFALVAGDGRMPTMAEAWIGALAYTLQLYFDFSGYSDMAIGSARMFGIRFPLNFHSPYKAVSVIEFWRRWHMTLSRFLREYLYIPLGGNRKGPSRRYVNLFLTMLLGGLWHGAGWTFIMWGALHGTYLCVNHAWAGFRKRTGRAPLPAPLAVLLTFVAVVIGWVFFRAHNFEGAGRMLASMFGMNGFGGLPDKATRVVASVSSVHVALALIACWIFPNTQQIFARYKPALRVPGAPYPERTRYRWYQWRPTPLFALLTIVFIVVIGMQFDKVSEFIYFQF encoded by the coding sequence ATGCTTTTCAATTCCTACACCTTCCTGCTGGTCTTCCTGCCGATCACCCTGATCGGCTTTCTGGCCTTGCGAAAGGCACCCTTCCGGCTCGGGCTCGGCTGGCTGGTGGTGATGTCGCTGGTCTACTACGGCGTCTGGAATCCGAATCCCGAGGAACCGTGGAGCCCGAAGTATCTCGGCCTCATCCTCGGGTCCTGCGCGGCGAACTACTTTCTCGGGCGCTCGCTCTCGCGCCTGAAGTTCACCGGCCAGGGCAAGCTGCTGCTGGCCCTCTCCATCGCGGCGAATCTCATCCTGCTCGGCTACTACAAGTACGCAGGCTTCCTCGCGGGCATCGCCACCGATCTAACAGGTTGGCCCGGGGATCTGGCGAAGATCACGCTGCCGCTGGCCATCTCCTTCTTCACCTTCCTGCAGATCGCCTACCTCGTCGATGCATGGAAGGGCCTCACCGAGGAGTATCACTTCACGGACTACCTGCTCTTCGTGACCTTCTTCCCGCACCTCATCGCGGGCCCGCTGATCCATCACCGGGAAATGATGCCGCAGTTCGCGAAGAAGAACCATGGCTGGCACCGGGACTTCCCGGTCGGCATGGAGATCTTCATCGCCGGGATGTTCAAGAAGGTGGTCATCGCGGATAACCTCGCCCCCATCGCGAATCCGGTCTTCGCCCTGGTCGCGGGGGATGGGCGCATGCCGACCATGGCGGAAGCATGGATCGGGGCGCTGGCATACACGCTCCAGCTTTACTTCGATTTCTCCGGTTACTCGGACATGGCCATCGGCTCGGCCCGCATGTTCGGCATCCGCTTCCCGCTGAATTTCCACTCGCCCTACAAGGCGGTCTCGGTGATCGAGTTCTGGCGGCGCTGGCACATGACCCTTTCGCGCTTCCTCCGGGAATATCTCTATATCCCGCTTGGCGGCAATCGGAAGGGGCCCTCGCGCCGCTATGTGAATCTCTTCCTCACCATGCTGCTCGGCGGTCTCTGGCATGGTGCGGGCTGGACCTTTATCATGTGGGGTGCCCTGCACGGGACCTATCTTTGTGTGAATCACGCTTGGGCGGGATTTCGGAAGCGCACCGGTCGCGCGCCCCTGCCGGCGCCGCTGGCAGTGCTGCTGACCTTCGTGGCCGTGGTGATCGGCTGGGTCTTCTTCCGGGCCCATAATTTCGAAGGTGCGGGCCGCATGCTTGCCTCGATGTTCGGGATGAATGGATTCGGCGGCTTGCCGGACAAGGCGACCCGGGTGGTGGCCAGCGTCTCGAGCGTCCACGTCGCGCTGGCACTCATCGCCTGCTGGATTTTCCCGAATACCCAGCAGATTTTCGCCCGCTACAAGCCCGCCCTGCGTGTGCCCGGTGCGCCTTATCCGGAACGCACCCGCTACCGCTGGTACCAGTGGCGCCCCACCCCGCTCTTCGCCCTGCTCACCATCGTCTTCATCGTGGTGATCGGCATGCAGTTCGACAAGGTGAGCGAGTTCATCTACTTCCAGTTCTAA